In Bacillota bacterium, the DNA window GCCACCCTGCCAGGGGGGACGCCTGCCGGCCCCGGTCAGCGGCGGTGGGGGTCAAGCCATTGCTGGAGGGCGTCGCCCAGGAAATGGAACGCAAAGACTGTGACCGAAATGAGCAGGCCCGGGTAAACCGCAAGCCACGGGCTGGTCCAGACGTAAGTCTGGGCGTTTTGCAGCATCGAGCCCCATGAGGGCGTCGGCGGCTGGACGCCCAGCCCCAGATAGCTGATGGCGCTTTCCACCAGGATCGCGTAGGCGACGCCCATGCTGGCGTTGACCAGGATCACCGGCAGCGTCTGCGGCAGAACGTGCCGTACGAGGACCCGTCGGCGGGTAGCGCCCAGCGCATAAGCTGATTCGACGAACTCCTGGGCCGCCCACTTCCGGACATCGCCGTACACCACGCGGGCGGTCTGCATCCACGACGTGAGGGCGATCACGAGGATCACCCACAGCGTGCCGCTGCCGAGCACGGTCAGCGCCGCAAGCACGAGGAAAAACTGGGGAATGGCCATCATGGCATCGGTCAGCCGCATCAGCGCGACCTCCGCCCATCCCCTGTAAAACCCGGCCACCGCCCCGGTCGCCGTGCCCAGGACGAGAGAGAGCACCATCGACGCCACGCCGACGCTCAGTGTGACCCGCCCGCCGTGAAGCAGCCTCACCAGCACGTCTCGCCCGAGCTCGTCCGTACCCAGCCAGTGCTCGCGGGAAGGAGGGCTCAAAGCGCCTGCCGGGTCGACCGCCACCGGCGATTGACGCACGAAGGACGGCCCCAGGAAGACACCGGCGGCCACCGCCACCAGCACGACGAGCGAAACGACGCCCGCGGGGCGGCGCCGGCCATACCGGCGCGCTTCCCGCCACGCCTGCTCGATCGCTGCACGGACGCGCCGGGCGCCACCCGTCGGGCGGACTCCTGCGGCGTCATCCTGCGAGGCCCGCACGAGACCTCGGCTGCCTGCCGTCTCCTGCATATAGACTTAGCCCTCGAGCCGGATCCTCGGGTCGGCCAGCGCGTGCGCAACATCGACCAGCAAGCTGCACGCCACCACCACGAGGGCCACCAGCATCGTGACGCCCAGAATGACCGGATAGTCGCGGCCAAGCGATGCGTCGTACGCCAACCGCCCGATGCCCGGCCATCCGAAGATGGTCTCCGTGATGATGGCCCCGCCCACCAAGCGTGGCACGAGCACACCCAGGATGCTGATCACTGGCCCCAGGGCGTTGGCCAGCACGTGCCGGTAGTGGACCCGGCCGGGGGTCACTCCTTTCGCGACCGCCGTGCGCACGAAATCCTGCTTGAGCACGTCCAGCATGGCGCTGTGCGTGAAACGCATCACGTACGGCAGCGTGCTGGCCGCCAGCACCACGGTCGGCATGATGGTGTGGCGCAGCGTGTCGACGAAGCTGGGCGGCCCCCCGATCGTCCCCATCCCGGACGACGGGAGCCACCCGAGCTGCACCGAGAACAGGAGGATCAGCAGGATAGCCAGCCAGAAGGACGGTACCGATAGCCCCGCGACGCTGATGAGCCCGAACAGCATGCGCACTGCCGAGCCGGGCCGCGTGGCGGAGGTGATCGCCATCGGCACCCCCAAGGCCACGGCAAGCCCCAGCGCCGTGGCCGACAGCCGCAGCGTGTTGGGAAGCCGATCGGCCAACAGTTCCGTAACGGGCCGGCTGTCGGCCAGCGACCGGCCCCAGTCACCTCGCAGCATGCCGCCAAGCCACCGCCCGTAGCGGTACCAGGCGGGTTCGTGGAGATGCAGCCGGACGATGAGGGCCTGGCGGGCCTCCTCGGTCATTTCCATGCGTGCCAGCACCCCCGGGCCCCCGGGCGCCAGGTCCACGAGGAAAAACGTGATGGCGCTCACGACAAGCACCGTTACGATTCCCTGCGCGACCCGGCGTATCAGCAGCCGTCCCATCGATCCCGGCCGACCCTCCTTCTCGTGTACCTACGGCCGACGCAGACACGGGCCGGTGGGCTTCACCGCATGCGGTACCACTGGTGGACGTAATGCATCTGGTCACGCAACCCAAGCTCGACCAGGCCGCCCAGCGTGCGGCTGCGCACCTGAATCTCCTTCGGGTACCACAGGAACAGATAGGGCAGGCGCTCGGCCACCACCTTCTGGAAATCGCGATAGATTCGGACGCGCTCCGAAACGTTGGAAGTGACCCGGCCCGCCTCCAACAGCCGATCCACCTCGGGGTCCCGGTAGTTGGGGACGTTCGCCCCCTTGCCTGCCCCGGACGAATGGAAGTAGTTGAACACGTCCGGGTCAGGGGGAGTGATCCACCAGGCGACGGTGGCGTCGTAGTCCCGCCGAACAATCGCCTTCTGGATATAGGCGTTCCATTCGTTCATCTCCAGCCGCACCCGCATGCCGACCGCGACCAGGTACTGCTGGACGAGTTCCGAGATCGGCTGGAGATCCTTGGTGCGCCCAACGTCGAGCACAAACTCGAGAGGCCTCCCGTCCTTGTCGAGCACGCCGTCGCCGTCGCGGTCGACCCACCCGGCTTGGGCCAGCAGGTGCTTTGCTCCCTCGGGGTCGTACGAGTACGCCGTCACGTTGGGGTCGTAGTAGGCCTTGAGCACGGGGGATATGGGACCCGTCGCAATGCGTCCGTACCCGCGCAGGATGCTGTTGATGATGGCCTGGCGATCGATGGCCATCAACATGGCCTGGCGCACCCGCACGTCCTGGAACAGCGGGCGGTCGTGGTTGACCGCTATGAAGTAGTAGTTGACCTGATCGACAGGGACCACCTTGATCCGGGAGCTGCGTTCGAAGCGGGCGACCGCGGCCGGGTTGTCGACGATCATGATGTCGAGTTCGCCTGCCAGCGTCTGCGCGACCTGGGTGTTGGCGTCGGGGAGGATCTTGAAGACGAGGCGGTCCAGGTACGGCCGGCCCAGGAAGTAGCGGTCGTTGGCAACGAGGCTGACATGAGACCCTGGAACGTACGATTCGATCTTGAACGGTCCCGTGCCTACCGGCTTCTCCTTGTTGAACGGCGTGAGGTTCCAGGGATCCTTCCCCTCGAAGCGGTGGCGCGGCAGGATCCCGGCGTTGTACGCCAGGTACGCGGCAAGCGCCGCGAAGGGCCGGCTGAGGACGAAGCGAACGGTGTAGTCATTGACGACCTCCACTCGTTCGACGGCCGCGAAGTCCGCCCGCCGGGGCGACCCTAGCTCGGGCTTCAACACGATTTCGTTGAAGGTATAAGCCACGTCGGCTGCCGTGAAGGGCTGACCGTCATGCCACTTCACGTCCCGCCTCAAATAGAAGGTCCACCGCAGCCCGTCCGAGCTCGTCTCCCAGCGCTCTGCGAGGTCCGGAACGGGCTGGAGATCGAGCCCCGGCTTCGTCAGCCCGTTGAACAACACGCGGTTGGGAAAGACCGATTCGACGTACGCGTTCGGGTGCCACGGGTTGAACGTCGGGTCAGCAACGATTGGAATCGTGACAGTACCCCCGGTGGGAGGGGTACCAGCAGCGGCAACCGCGCCCGGCCCCACGGCTGGTAGCAACAGGAGCACCAGCCCGAGTACCAGCCCCGTCAGCCGTCGGGTGCGGACGGCCACCGCCGGGCGCGGCCTGCCTACCGTGCCCGTGTTTGCAGCGCTCTCATGCCCTTCCAACGAAAGCTCCCCCTTCGCCTTGGCTGAAGCTCTTCTGAGTTGCCGAACCCTCGCCCGGCCCTCACCCCAGCCAGACCTCGCCGGTCCCGTCCGGCCCCCACGTGATGCGGGTGCCAAACCCGGCGCTCATCGACGCGATCCGCTGCTGAATCTCCGCGGCCGCTGCCGCTGCAACCGGCTCGGGCTCCCACTGCTCCCCGAGCCAGTACGGCACAACGAACGCCCGGCGCAGCCGGCCTCCGCCCACTTCCAGGCGCACCCGAAGCGATTCCCGCTCCGCCCCCGAGGAGCCCGTCCGGTAGGGGAGGCGGGCGCCATCAAGGGCAAGCTGCTCCGGGTGGGCGTGGACGTGGAAGATGAAGTTGCCCACGCTGTAGAAGACCGGCACCCCTCGATAGACCTCGATCCCATGCAGGCAGTGCGGATGATGCCCGACAATGGCCCCCGCGCCTGCCTCCACGAGCCGGTGGGCGAGCGGCTGCTGGTAGTCGGCCAGCCATCCCTGGAACGGGGGCGCCCACCCCGGGGGTACACCCCAATGAATCAGCACGATGACCAGGTCTGCTCGGCGCCTCGCCTCGGCCACCGCTTCGAGCAGCGGGCGAAGGTCCTCCTCGTCGATCCAGGTATGCACCCACGGAGCCGTACCCGGCTGCTCTTCGTTGACGGTGCGCTCCGTCTCGAGGCTCACCCGTACCGCCACCCCCGCCACGCCGGGTCGGCCGGCACGGGCTGCGAAGCCGGGGGGCAGGGTGGTGGCCGCTCCAAGGGCGGCCACGCGGTTTCCCGCCACATAGAACACCCGGGGGTCGAAAGCCTGGGCCGGCGACGCGCCGGCTCCCACCCACCCCACGCCGGCCTCGCCGAGCAGCCTCAGCGTCTCGACGAGCCCCTCGACGCCGAAATCGAGGGAATGGTTGTTGGCCAGGCTCACCGCATGAATCCCGAGTTCCGCCAGCCAACCCGCTGCCTCGCCGGGCATGGATAGCCGCACGAGCTTGTCGGCCGGGGGCCCTGCGCGGGAGAGCGGCCCCTCCAGGTTGGCCAGCCGCACGGACGCGTCGGCGGGAAGGGCCAGGCGAGCCCCTTCCCGAGCGGGCCGCTGCAGGACGATATCCCCCACGATGTCGATCCATCCTGCGTCGCTGCTCATCGGGCCACCTGCTCTCCAGCACTTACTTGCGGCCGGCAAAAGAGGGGCGGGATCACCGGGTACGCACCTTGTCAGTCGAGTTGGATGACGACCTTGCCGACATGCTCCCGCGACTCGAGGAGCCGGTGAGCCTCATGGATCGCTTCGAGGGGGAGCACCCGATAGATAACGGGCTTGATGGACCCGCTGAGGACGAGCGAGAGGACTGCCCGGAAGTCCCGCAGGTTGCCCATGGGGGCACCCAGGATCCGGCGGTGTCGCTGGTAGATCTCCCGGATACTGATCTCCGGCACGTCGCCCCCGGTGGCTCCGCAAATGGTCATCCGGCCGCCGGGCCGCATGGCGTTGATGCTGGTTCGCCAGGTCGGAGCGCCGACCGGGTCGACCACGAGATCCGCGCCGGACCCGCCGGTCACGGCCATGACCTCCGCCAACACGTCCTGGCGCGCGGTGTCGACCAGGTGCCGCACCCTCAGCGTGTCGGCGAGGTAGCGGAGCCGATGTTCGCCCCGGGCGCAGGCGATCACGTTCGCGCCGGCGTGGATGGCAATCTGTACCGCCGCCACTCCCACCCCACCGCCTGCCCCCATGACCAGCACAGTCTCGCCCGGACGCACCTGGCCGACGGTTACCACCATCCGCCAGGCGGTGGTGTAAGCGGCGGGAACGGCTGCGGCCTCCGTAAACGGAAAGGAGCCGGGCAGGGGGATGGCGTTCGCCGCGGGCACCACGGCGTACTGGGCGAGGCCGCCCCAGGTGTGTTCGCCGAATATGCGCATGGAACGGCACATCGACTGCTCGCCCGCCAGGCAGAAGTCGCAGTTCGAGCAAAACAGCGCCGGGTAGATCACGACGGGCTGCCCGGGCCGCAGGCCCGACGCATGCGTACCGGGGCCAAGTTCGGCGATCTCGCCGGCCATGTCAGATCCCGAGACGTGCGGGAGCGTCGGCGTGTGCACGGCCGGCCCGCGCAAGCCCTGGCGGGCGAAAACGTCAAGGCGGTTCAGGGCGCATGCGCGCACCCGCACCAGAACCTCGCCGGGGCCCGGCTTTGGGGTGGGGACCTCTTCCAGTTGGATGGCATCGAGGCCGCCATAACTGCGGATTACCGCCGCCCTCATCGAGCTTTGCCCCACGGCCCCGATGCCGCGGCAAGGCGGAGCGTACGGCGTTCGCTGGCCCGTTGAATCCCTGAAAGCAACGTAGATTGCGTCCTTTCATGTGTTGGCGTGGCCCAGAACCCCGGACAGGCTGGTGTTGGCGCCTATGCTAACAACCGAGGCAGGCTGCGTCAAGGGTTCGCCTTGCCTCAAAAGCAAAAGGTACTCGAACAGGCCCGCCGCCCTGCGCCTGGAAAGGAGCGCCAGACCATGAAGCCGAGGAGGCGCAGGGCGTGCCCCTTTCGTTGCCCGAGCGGCGAGCCGTCGTTCGGGAGCTCGCCGACCGCTACCGCAAGGCCCGGAAGAAGGAGAAAGCGCAGATCCTCAACCGCCTGCAGCAACCGTGCGGCTATAACCGCTCCTAATCTGCGCTACGACACGCCCGAACAGGTGGAACTGCTCAACACGCTGTACCCCGAGCTGTGCACCATCCGCGAGCCCTCCGTTGGAGGCATGGCTACACCGTGCGCTCAATCCTGCTCAGCACGACCTGCAGGTTGCCAAGGATTTCTGCTCTCGTAAGCATCCCTCGGCTCACTGCGGCCAGGCACTCCTTCACCGCGCCGGCGGCTTGCTCGAAGGACTGCTCCCCTGCGACTAGATCACTGACGTCTACGTCGATGTCCGCCTTCATCGCACGCAGTGTAGAAGGGTTAGCGCAGATCTTGATGGTCGGTGCCAGCGTGGACCCCACGATGTTGCCCTTTCCCGTTGAGAACAGAATTACCTGTGCGCCTGCGGCGGCAAGGCCCGTGATGGATTCACTTGCGGGAGCGGGGGTATCCATGATATATAGCCCCTTCCCGGGCGGGGCTTCCGCGTAATCGAGCACTCCCTCGATGGGGCGTGAGCCCCCCTTTACCATTGCCCCGAGGGCCTTCTCTTCAATGGTTGTCAACCCGCCAGCGATATTGTCGGGAACCGGGTTAGCCCCCAGGATGCTCACGCCTCGGGCACGAGCGTCCTCCTCTACGCGCCACACGATTTCGTAGATGCGCTTGGCGATCTCCGGGGATCGTGCACGCTTGGCGAGCAGGTGCTCGGTTCCGATCAATTCGGAGGTTTCCGACACGATCACCGTACCGCCGTTGTCGACGACTTCATCGGCAATCATACCCAGCACCGGGTTTGTCACGAGGCCCGATGTTGCGTCGGAGCCCCCGCATTCGACCCCCATGACCAGGTCGGAGACCGAAACGCGCTCTGGCTCGAGACGGGAGGCCTCGAGAACCATGTCCAGAGCGACCGTAGCCCCTCGGTAAATGGTCTCCGGGGTGCCCCCGCACTCTTGGACACTTACCTGCGCCACCCGCTTGCCCGCGGCGCCGATCGCGTCAGCAAGGCGCCGTGCCGAAACAGGCTCGAGGCTCACAACCAGGACAGCCGCCGTGTTCGGGTTCTGGCCCAAACCTACTAGAGTGCGGAACGTCAATTCGGCGTCTTTCCCAAACTGTCCGCGTCCGTACCAGATAGTGACTGGAATCGTTCCCCTTACCTGAGCGGAGATCCGCTCCACAATGCCGTTCACGTTGTCCATGGCGGCGAGCACCAAGACGTGGTTACGAAAGCCGACACGCCCATCGGCCCGTCGGAAACCCTTGAGCACCAGGTTCGACAGCCCTGTCGCGGAGCCTCCGAATGCCCTCCCCGATCCGACAATGCTGGCCACTCCCTGGTAAATCAGCTCGCTACCCGAGTACGGGACTTGAGTCCAGGCCTCAACCAGGTCGGGGGAGTCGCCCCGCCCGCGCAGCCCTTCCACGTTGTGACTGTGGACCAGACTCCCGGATTCGATGTCGAGGGTCGCCCTGCCGATGACGTGGCCATACTTGATGATTAGGTTGCCACGGGGGATGGATCGTAGGGCCACCTTATGTCCGAACGGGATGGTCTCGTGGATGGTCAGCTGCTCGAAGCCGTTGGATCCCAGTACTTGGATCGTCGAGCCTTGCTCCAGTTCCCGCAAGGCCGTCGCAACGTTATCCGCCGGGTGTAGCCGAATGCACTCGTGCACCAGGGTAGCCTCCTCACTCATGCATATCCGGATGGACGGCTTCGGACTGTTCCACCTCTTCGAATCCGCACCGAACAAGGCTGCCTACCCGCTGCCGGCCTGTGCGGCGGGGTTGGTCAATTTCGCATGTGTAGGAAGCAACCCCCGCACTGATACAACCAGCGAAAGCACGGCAAACGCAAGTGCCGTGGCAGCCGCCGGGCTCCTCAGGAAAACGCTCCATGCCCCGTCGGCCATGAGAAGAGCCCGTCGGAGGTTGCTCTCAACCATGGGACCCAACACGAAAGCTAGTACAAGCGCTGGTGCGGAGAAGCCGCTCTTTCTGAGCACGTACCCGAGCACGGAAAACGCGAGCATCATCCACACGTCAAACATGAGATTGCGAACGGCGAAGGCACCGATGGCCGACAGGATTAGGACGAGTGGCCCCATGACACGGTTGGGCACCTCGACGGCCCGGGCAAATACCCGCGTGGTCGAGACCCCCAGAGCCCACAGGAGGCCGATACCCAGCACCATCGAGGCAAACAGCCCGTAGATGACGCCGGGGTGCTCGCTGAAGACCTGAGGTCCAGGTTGCACCCCATGAAGCATGAGCGCACCCATCATCACGGCGGCGGTCGGAGAACCTGGAATCCCCAGCGTGAGCAGTGGGATCAGGGCCATACCCACCACGGCGTTATTGGCACTTTCCGGCGCGGCAATCCCGGATGGCACGCCGCTGCCGAACTCCTTCTGCCGCTTGGAAGAGAGCCTGACGCAGTTGTACGCAAGCCATGAAGCGGTCCCCGCGCCCAGACCGGGGAAGACGCCGACCACGGCTCCGACAAGGGTTCCGATCCCGATGGCGGGAAGCACGCCTCTAACCTCTCGACGGGTGAGCCACACCTCAAATGCCGTACGCGGCAGCCTGACACGCACATCGAGTTCCTCACCGACGAGACGCAAAGCTTCCGCACCTGCAAACAACCCAATCAGTATGGGCACCAGCGGGATTCCCTCGAACAATTCAAAACGACCCAGGTTGAAACGCGAGTATCCAGTGAACACGTCCATGCCCACGGTCGAGAGTAACAACCCCAGCACTCCCGAGAGCAGGCCCTTGAGTAGACTACCGCTTGCCAGGCTGATAACGGCAGTCAGCCCGAAGA includes these proteins:
- a CDS encoding ABC transporter permease, which translates into the protein MGRLLIRRVAQGIVTVLVVSAITFFLVDLAPGGPGVLARMEMTEEARQALIVRLHLHEPAWYRYGRWLGGMLRGDWGRSLADSRPVTELLADRLPNTLRLSATALGLAVALGVPMAITSATRPGSAVRMLFGLISVAGLSVPSFWLAILLILLFSVQLGWLPSSGMGTIGGPPSFVDTLRHTIMPTVVLAASTLPYVMRFTHSAMLDVLKQDFVRTAVAKGVTPGRVHYRHVLANALGPVISILGVLVPRLVGGAIITETIFGWPGIGRLAYDASLGRDYPVILGVTMLVALVVVACSLLVDVAHALADPRIRLEG
- a CDS encoding altronate dehydratase family protein encodes the protein MHECIRLHPADNVATALRELEQGSTIQVLGSNGFEQLTIHETIPFGHKVALRSIPRGNLIIKYGHVIGRATLDIESGSLVHSHNVEGLRGRGDSPDLVEAWTQVPYSGSELIYQGVASIVGSGRAFGGSATGLSNLVLKGFRRADGRVGFRNHVLVLAAMDNVNGIVERISAQVRGTIPVTIWYGRGQFGKDAELTFRTLVGLGQNPNTAAVLVVSLEPVSARRLADAIGAAGKRVAQVSVQECGGTPETIYRGATVALDMVLEASRLEPERVSVSDLVMGVECGGSDATSGLVTNPVLGMIADEVVDNGGTVIVSETSELIGTEHLLAKRARSPEIAKRIYEIVWRVEEDARARGVSILGANPVPDNIAGGLTTIEEKALGAMVKGGSRPIEGVLDYAEAPPGKGLYIMDTPAPASESITGLAAAGAQVILFSTGKGNIVGSTLAPTIKICANPSTLRAMKADIDVDVSDLVAGEQSFEQAAGAVKECLAAVSRGMLTRAEILGNLQVVLSRIERTV
- a CDS encoding zinc-binding dehydrogenase → MRAAVIRSYGGLDAIQLEEVPTPKPGPGEVLVRVRACALNRLDVFARQGLRGPAVHTPTLPHVSGSDMAGEIAELGPGTHASGLRPGQPVVIYPALFCSNCDFCLAGEQSMCRSMRIFGEHTWGGLAQYAVVPAANAIPLPGSFPFTEAAAVPAAYTTAWRMVVTVGQVRPGETVLVMGAGGGVGVAAVQIAIHAGANVIACARGEHRLRYLADTLRVRHLVDTARQDVLAEVMAVTGGSGADLVVDPVGAPTWRTSINAMRPGGRMTICGATGGDVPEISIREIYQRHRRILGAPMGNLRDFRAVLSLVLSGSIKPVIYRVLPLEAIHEAHRLLESREHVGKVVIQLD
- a CDS encoding ABC transporter permease, with the translated sequence MRASQDDAAGVRPTGGARRVRAAIEQAWREARRYGRRRPAGVVSLVVLVAVAAGVFLGPSFVRQSPVAVDPAGALSPPSREHWLGTDELGRDVLVRLLHGGRVTLSVGVASMVLSLVLGTATGAVAGFYRGWAEVALMRLTDAMMAIPQFFLVLAALTVLGSGTLWVILVIALTSWMQTARVVYGDVRKWAAQEFVESAYALGATRRRVLVRHVLPQTLPVILVNASMGVAYAILVESAISYLGLGVQPPTPSWGSMLQNAQTYVWTSPWLAVYPGLLISVTVFAFHFLGDALQQWLDPHRR
- a CDS encoding CapA family protein — translated: MSSDAGWIDIVGDIVLQRPAREGARLALPADASVRLANLEGPLSRAGPPADKLVRLSMPGEAAGWLAELGIHAVSLANNHSLDFGVEGLVETLRLLGEAGVGWVGAGASPAQAFDPRVFYVAGNRVAALGAATTLPPGFAARAGRPGVAGVAVRVSLETERTVNEEQPGTAPWVHTWIDEEDLRPLLEAVAEARRRADLVIVLIHWGVPPGWAPPFQGWLADYQQPLAHRLVEAGAGAIVGHHPHCLHGIEVYRGVPVFYSVGNFIFHVHAHPEQLALDGARLPYRTGSSGAERESLRVRLEVGGGRLRRAFVVPYWLGEQWEPEPVAAAAAAEIQQRIASMSAGFGTRITWGPDGTGEVWLG
- a CDS encoding tripartite tricarboxylate transporter permease — its product is MLELLGSGFAVALEPRNLLALVAGALAGMIVGIIPGIGPSVGVALLLPFTYGLPADAALIMLASLYQVAEYGGSIPAILISTPGTPAAAATVLDGYALARHGQPGKALGYSITASALGGFAGVLLLAVLAGPVARLALQLGPAEFFAFGVFGLTAVISLASGSLLKGLLSGVLGLLLSTVGMDVFTGYSRFNLGRFELFEGIPLVPILIGLFAGAEALRLVGEELDVRVRLPRTAFEVWLTRREVRGVLPAIGIGTLVGAVVGVFPGLGAGTASWLAYNCVRLSSKRQKEFGSGVPSGIAAPESANNAVVGMALIPLLTLGIPGSPTAAVMMGALMLHGVQPGPQVFSEHPGVIYGLFASMVLGIGLLWALGVSTTRVFARAVEVPNRVMGPLVLILSAIGAFAVRNLMFDVWMMLAFSVLGYVLRKSGFSAPALVLAFVLGPMVESNLRRALLMADGAWSVFLRSPAAATALAFAVLSLVVSVRGLLPTHAKLTNPAAQAGSG
- a CDS encoding ABC transporter substrate-binding protein — its product is MEGHESAANTGTVGRPRPAVAVRTRRLTGLVLGLVLLLLPAVGPGAVAAAGTPPTGGTVTIPIVADPTFNPWHPNAYVESVFPNRVLFNGLTKPGLDLQPVPDLAERWETSSDGLRWTFYLRRDVKWHDGQPFTAADVAYTFNEIVLKPELGSPRRADFAAVERVEVVNDYTVRFVLSRPFAALAAYLAYNAGILPRHRFEGKDPWNLTPFNKEKPVGTGPFKIESYVPGSHVSLVANDRYFLGRPYLDRLVFKILPDANTQVAQTLAGELDIMIVDNPAAVARFERSSRIKVVPVDQVNYYFIAVNHDRPLFQDVRVRQAMLMAIDRQAIINSILRGYGRIATGPISPVLKAYYDPNVTAYSYDPEGAKHLLAQAGWVDRDGDGVLDKDGRPLEFVLDVGRTKDLQPISELVQQYLVAVGMRVRLEMNEWNAYIQKAIVRRDYDATVAWWITPPDPDVFNYFHSSGAGKGANVPNYRDPEVDRLLEAGRVTSNVSERVRIYRDFQKVVAERLPYLFLWYPKEIQVRSRTLGGLVELGLRDQMHYVHQWYRMR